A portion of the Acidobacteriaceae bacterium genome contains these proteins:
- a CDS encoding sugar MFS transporter has product MAVPLRNPSAPGYREDAYSKTDTRAMSVATALFFMVGFLTCLNDVVIPHLKSIFELSYAEAMLVQFAFFMSYFVFSYPGGKLVDKFGYKKTMVAGLLVMAVGAAGFIPASYFAVYAIFLGALIILAAGMTIVQVAVNPYVTVIGPSSTASSRLVLAQAFNSVGTFIAPLIGARFILKGIGELKPAQMHSLSAAALQSYRATQASSVRMPYIGMTLMLVLLAVALATIKLKTTTGVSEHTQDFRPGAFAEALSSSQSIWSKPWLIGGALGIFAYVGAEVSIGSLLVNYMGEKSIAGLPENQAAQFLMVYWGGAMIGRFIGSAILQKVKTGLLLGFTAIVALALVITSMNAHGFTGIYGTTHIFAYVGGLTQTLVPHSVAMWTLLGVGFFNSVMFPSIFTLGIQDLGSLTSKGSSLMVAAIVGGAILPLTTGKLADLHGPQAALIIPALCYVYITLYGLMSTRRPPVLEPVV; this is encoded by the coding sequence TTGGCCGTTCCTCTCCGAAATCCCAGCGCGCCCGGTTATCGCGAAGACGCATATAGCAAAACCGACACCCGCGCGATGAGCGTGGCCACCGCGCTCTTCTTCATGGTTGGCTTCCTTACGTGTCTTAATGACGTCGTCATTCCGCACCTTAAGAGCATCTTCGAGCTCTCCTATGCCGAAGCCATGCTCGTGCAGTTTGCCTTCTTCATGTCCTACTTCGTCTTCAGCTACCCTGGCGGCAAGCTGGTCGACAAGTTCGGCTACAAGAAAACGATGGTCGCTGGTCTGCTGGTGATGGCGGTCGGCGCGGCTGGCTTCATCCCCGCATCGTACTTCGCGGTCTACGCTATCTTCCTCGGTGCGCTCATCATCCTGGCTGCCGGCATGACGATCGTGCAGGTCGCCGTAAACCCGTACGTCACGGTGATCGGCCCATCCTCCACCGCATCGAGCCGTCTCGTACTGGCCCAGGCATTCAACTCGGTTGGCACGTTCATCGCTCCGCTCATCGGTGCACGCTTCATCCTGAAGGGCATCGGCGAACTGAAGCCCGCGCAGATGCACTCGCTCTCTGCCGCCGCGCTGCAAAGCTACCGCGCGACGCAGGCCTCCTCCGTTCGTATGCCCTACATAGGCATGACGCTCATGCTGGTGCTGCTGGCCGTGGCTCTCGCCACCATCAAGCTGAAGACCACGACCGGCGTCTCCGAGCACACGCAGGACTTCCGTCCCGGCGCCTTCGCGGAAGCGTTGAGCAGCTCGCAAAGCATCTGGTCCAAGCCGTGGCTCATCGGCGGCGCGCTCGGCATCTTTGCTTATGTCGGCGCTGAAGTCTCCATCGGCTCGCTGCTGGTGAACTACATGGGCGAGAAGAGCATCGCAGGCCTGCCGGAAAACCAGGCAGCACAGTTCCTGATGGTCTACTGGGGCGGCGCCATGATCGGCCGCTTCATCGGCTCGGCCATTCTGCAGAAGGTGAAGACAGGTCTCCTGCTTGGCTTTACGGCCATCGTAGCGTTGGCGCTGGTCATCACCAGCATGAACGCTCACGGCTTCACCGGCATCTACGGCACGACGCACATCTTCGCGTACGTCGGCGGTCTGACTCAGACACTCGTGCCGCACTCCGTCGCTATGTGGACGCTGCTCGGCGTTGGCTTCTTCAACTCCGTCATGTTCCCGTCGATCTTCACGCTCGGCATCCAGGACCTCGGCTCGCTTACCTCCAAGGGCTCCAGCCTGATGGTGGCCGCCATCGTCGGCGGCGCGATCCTTCCGCTCACCACCGGCAAGCTGGCCGATCTGCACGGCCCCCAGGCCGCGCTCATCATTCCCGCACTCTGCTACGTGTACATCACCCTTTACGGCCTGATGAGCACACGTCGCCCGCCGGTACTGGAACCAGTCGTCTAA
- a CDS encoding IPT/TIG domain-containing protein, protein MSRFLRLLAAILLVMVVVPALAGGPRFVTGAQYANPGQPMAFRTNNVLYFTDPAVLNSSVTHAQADAVVAAAAAVWTVPVASLTLSQGGTLSEHVSSGNTYFDGTAVVFPADVQASNYLGKPIAIVYDSDGSVTDLLLGSGASSLSSCRQNEVLESVDGFGAAGTIDHALIVVNGKCVTSSTDSLKQLQYLVMRAFGRVLGLGWSQTNDNVFTAASTPNARQVVYWPVMHPIDVLCGSYTYLCMTNPFTLRADDLSALTMLYPVTTEANGKIPSLSQAVRFNGVIQNEDGYVTGSGSVNVNVRLMVGFVPSDWQYASSVSGYLFRQNAGNPVSGAPPEQLDTGVSNVDLQGYYNVARVPMTEGAVRYVIETEAVNPLYTGQYALGNWQRPPVTPTSTGNITWGDYGGTDTVTSRTVLNDGPERCYTSTNGTEGNPVATAAGGWWSDVLCGSQFPAWSVTPTLRGGRSWTLETLAQDEQGNTSTNKAQPVIGVWRARDDGGLLPTVASATVPMNGSVAGLTQLKVSASAADASYRVAIADYYGDGRPDYLYKARLMYADAVSPSSVSSSGGQISITGMGFASGNRVTVNGVVASVVSWSANTIVAVAPTSVLAKATSGVPVSVAVTDMTTGAATSITGALVYAGAGAYTVAKVSAPASLATGMTAATSFAVRVLASDGVTPIAGASVSLAVSGGASLVACGVASSCVLTADANGLVQSKVAGVAAGLVTLSATELSGGASVQVAVTDADPVRSVQMLATAAWVAAGGSVSLPVVLNAVQDGSPASGVPVAWSASSGLTLSATSSLTAANGVASVSVGMNGLASGTAQVQGCAWSTVCAMWMVIAVDASQWVPSLASGAGQSVASSATFQPVVVVVSDAAGHVLPGAAVTIAQTVTAWEGACPTQGRCPAAPVLTKSQTAAVTGADGSVSFAPLEVANTAAVTNVAVSAGTNGFVAMSLVKVP, encoded by the coding sequence ATGAGTAGGTTTCTGCGTCTTCTGGCGGCGATTCTTCTTGTAATGGTGGTGGTTCCTGCGCTGGCGGGCGGGCCCCGGTTTGTGACGGGGGCGCAGTACGCCAACCCGGGGCAGCCGATGGCGTTTCGGACGAACAACGTGCTGTACTTCACGGACCCCGCAGTGCTGAACAGCAGTGTGACCCATGCGCAGGCGGACGCGGTTGTGGCGGCTGCGGCAGCGGTGTGGACGGTGCCGGTGGCGAGCCTGACCCTAAGCCAGGGTGGGACGCTGAGTGAGCATGTGAGCAGCGGGAACACATACTTTGACGGCACGGCAGTGGTGTTTCCGGCGGACGTGCAGGCTTCGAACTACCTGGGGAAGCCGATCGCGATCGTTTACGATTCGGATGGTTCGGTGACGGACCTACTGCTGGGGTCGGGGGCGAGCAGTCTTTCCAGTTGTCGGCAGAATGAGGTGCTGGAGAGTGTGGACGGCTTTGGCGCCGCAGGGACGATTGACCATGCGCTGATCGTGGTGAACGGCAAGTGCGTGACATCGTCGACAGACTCGCTGAAGCAGTTGCAATACCTGGTGATGCGTGCGTTTGGGCGAGTGCTGGGGCTGGGTTGGTCGCAGACGAACGACAACGTGTTCACGGCGGCTTCTACGCCAAATGCGCGGCAGGTGGTGTACTGGCCGGTGATGCATCCGATCGATGTGCTGTGCGGCAGCTATACGTACCTTTGCATGACCAATCCGTTTACGCTGCGCGCGGATGACCTGAGCGCGTTGACCATGTTGTATCCCGTGACCACGGAGGCGAACGGCAAAATTCCGAGTCTGAGCCAGGCGGTGCGCTTCAACGGAGTGATACAGAACGAAGATGGGTACGTCACCGGCAGCGGTTCAGTGAATGTAAATGTGCGGCTGATGGTGGGGTTTGTTCCCAGCGACTGGCAGTATGCTTCCAGCGTGTCGGGCTATCTGTTCCGGCAGAACGCGGGCAATCCGGTCAGTGGAGCCCCGCCGGAACAGCTTGATACGGGGGTGAGCAATGTCGATCTGCAGGGGTATTACAACGTGGCTCGTGTGCCCATGACGGAGGGGGCCGTGCGCTATGTGATCGAAACGGAAGCGGTTAATCCGCTGTACACGGGGCAGTATGCGCTTGGGAACTGGCAGCGTCCTCCCGTGACGCCAACTTCCACCGGAAATATCACCTGGGGTGATTACGGGGGGACAGATACTGTGACCTCGAGAACGGTGCTGAACGATGGCCCTGAGCGTTGCTATACCAGCACCAATGGGACGGAAGGAAACCCGGTGGCGACGGCTGCGGGCGGATGGTGGAGCGATGTTCTGTGCGGAAGCCAGTTCCCGGCGTGGAGTGTTACGCCAACGCTACGCGGTGGACGAAGCTGGACGCTGGAGACGCTTGCGCAGGATGAACAGGGCAACACCTCTACCAACAAGGCGCAGCCCGTGATTGGTGTCTGGAGAGCGCGTGACGATGGTGGACTGTTGCCGACGGTCGCTTCGGCAACGGTGCCCATGAACGGCAGCGTCGCTGGGCTGACGCAGTTGAAGGTGTCCGCTTCTGCTGCAGATGCAAGCTATCGTGTGGCGATTGCGGACTACTACGGTGACGGCCGGCCGGATTATCTCTACAAGGCGCGACTGATGTACGCCGATGCTGTTTCGCCGTCTTCGGTGAGCAGCAGCGGGGGGCAGATCTCGATTACGGGGATGGGCTTTGCAAGTGGGAACCGTGTCACGGTGAACGGCGTGGTTGCCTCGGTGGTGAGTTGGTCGGCGAACACGATTGTGGCCGTGGCTCCGACGAGCGTGTTGGCGAAGGCGACGTCGGGTGTGCCTGTGTCTGTTGCGGTGACGGACATGACGACGGGGGCGGCAACGTCGATCACCGGAGCGCTTGTCTATGCAGGAGCGGGAGCGTACACGGTCGCGAAGGTTTCAGCCCCGGCGTCGCTGGCGACAGGGATGACGGCGGCGACTTCTTTCGCGGTGCGTGTGCTGGCGAGTGATGGAGTTACGCCGATTGCGGGAGCCAGTGTGAGCCTTGCCGTGAGCGGAGGAGCGTCGCTTGTAGCCTGTGGCGTCGCGTCGAGCTGCGTGCTGACGGCGGATGCGAACGGGCTGGTGCAGAGCAAGGTCGCAGGTGTGGCGGCTGGGCTGGTGACGTTGTCGGCCACAGAGTTGAGCGGAGGAGCCAGTGTGCAGGTCGCGGTGACCGATGCTGATCCGGTGCGGAGCGTGCAGATGCTCGCAACCGCGGCGTGGGTTGCGGCTGGCGGCAGTGTGTCGCTGCCGGTGGTTTTGAACGCGGTGCAGGACGGCAGCCCCGCGAGCGGTGTGCCTGTGGCGTGGAGCGCTTCGTCCGGGCTGACGCTGAGTGCGACAAGTTCGCTGACTGCGGCGAATGGTGTGGCCAGTGTGAGTGTGGGGATGAATGGGTTGGCGAGCGGAACGGCGCAGGTACAGGGCTGTGCGTGGAGCACGGTCTGCGCGATGTGGATGGTGATCGCTGTCGATGCCAGCCAGTGGGTGCCGTCGCTGGCGAGTGGAGCAGGGCAGAGCGTAGCGTCGAGTGCGACGTTTCAGCCGGTGGTGGTCGTGGTCTCTGACGCGGCGGGGCATGTGCTGCCGGGAGCGGCGGTGACGATCGCGCAGACGGTGACGGCCTGGGAGGGTGCTTGCCCGACGCAGGGAAGATGCCCGGCTGCTCCTGTGCTGACGAAGTCGCAGACGGCCGCGGTAACCGGGGCGGATGGAAGCGTGAGCTTTGCTCCCCTGGAGGTTGCGAACACTGCGGCTGTTACGAACGTGGCGGTGAGCGCTGGGACGAATGGCTTTGTGGCGATGTCGCTGGTGAAGGTCCCTTGA
- a CDS encoding glycoside hydrolase family 31 protein — translation MRPLNLFSLGLLSFSAALYAQQPTALPASAHTATGLELSGAQLTLRVDALRPDVLRVRIFPNGHPAEDASWAVLPAARTARIQVTSEPDGFATSSLRVSVDPDQKLTVADLDGHILQQDVLPVQWSSDGFRVSKKKTEDDHFFGLGDKMGPLDRVGETFTMWNTDNFGFQESTDPIYKSIPFFLEMHGGRTIGVLFDNTFRTFFDFGRERNDRYTFSAPAGPLDYYLLYGPEPKQVVEDYAWLTGPTPLPPLWALGFQQSRYSYYPQSMVEDVAAHLRRDKIPTDVLWLDIDFQDRNRPFTVDKSRFPDMKGLLGNLDKDGFKTILITDLHIAHVTDGTYLPYTSGHAGDHFVHENGKEYVGPVWPGPSVFPDFTQASSRKWWGTLFAEFLNDGAAGFWNDMNEPAVFRYPSKTMPDDVEHRISGNEAQGFAPRTAFHPEIHNVFGMENSRATMEGLLTLRPNLRPFVMTRASFAGGQRYAVTWTGDNSSTWNHLRETTPQLLNLGLSGFAMSGADVGGFAGSPPADLLTRWLQLAAFQPIDRDHSAKGTNLHEPWVDGPEHEAIRRRYIEERYRLMPYLYTTAEEMSRTGLPITRPLFLEFPHATTDSHPLDNDATGEFLFGPRILVAANPSPEEVAPYTVHLPEGLWYDYWTGAALDRRGSIGAADHEIRDAKQGPPPIMITPKLADLPVYVRGGSIIPMQPLVQSTSETPNGPLTLRVFPPATGEACSGDLYTDDGLTFNFRKGQFFREHFTCSAAADGSLTVTLDAPKGSFKPWFHTLRIEVVGSKATTATLAGKSLSLEHSEIGQAVIFTPSQKPQTITLR, via the coding sequence TCACATCCGAGCCGGACGGCTTCGCCACCTCCAGCCTCCGCGTCTCCGTCGACCCTGACCAGAAGCTCACCGTCGCCGACCTCGACGGACACATCCTGCAGCAGGACGTCCTGCCCGTGCAGTGGAGCTCCGACGGTTTCCGTGTCAGCAAGAAGAAGACCGAGGACGACCACTTCTTCGGCCTCGGCGACAAGATGGGACCGCTCGACCGCGTCGGCGAAACCTTCACCATGTGGAACACCGACAACTTCGGCTTCCAGGAGTCCACCGACCCCATCTACAAGTCCATCCCCTTCTTTTTGGAGATGCACGGCGGCCGCACCATCGGTGTCCTCTTTGACAACACCTTCCGCACCTTCTTTGACTTTGGCCGCGAGCGCAACGACCGCTACACCTTCTCCGCTCCCGCTGGCCCGCTCGACTACTACCTGCTCTACGGCCCTGAGCCCAAGCAGGTCGTCGAAGACTACGCCTGGCTCACCGGCCCCACGCCGCTCCCGCCGCTCTGGGCGCTCGGCTTCCAGCAGTCGCGCTACTCCTACTACCCGCAGTCCATGGTCGAAGACGTCGCCGCTCATCTCCGCCGCGACAAAATCCCGACCGACGTTCTCTGGCTGGACATCGACTTCCAGGACCGCAACCGTCCGTTCACCGTCGACAAATCGCGCTTCCCGGACATGAAGGGCCTGCTCGGCAACCTCGATAAGGACGGCTTCAAGACGATCCTCATCACCGATCTCCACATCGCTCACGTCACCGATGGCACCTACCTGCCCTACACCTCCGGCCACGCGGGCGACCACTTCGTCCACGAGAACGGCAAGGAGTACGTCGGCCCCGTCTGGCCCGGCCCCTCCGTCTTCCCTGACTTCACCCAGGCCTCCTCCCGCAAATGGTGGGGAACGCTCTTCGCGGAGTTCCTCAACGACGGCGCTGCTGGCTTCTGGAACGACATGAACGAGCCAGCCGTCTTCCGTTACCCGTCCAAGACCATGCCCGACGACGTCGAACACCGCATCTCCGGTAACGAAGCGCAGGGCTTTGCGCCGCGCACCGCCTTCCACCCCGAGATCCACAACGTCTTCGGCATGGAGAACTCGCGCGCCACCATGGAAGGCCTGCTGACGCTCCGGCCGAACCTCCGGCCCTTCGTCATGACACGTGCTTCCTTCGCTGGCGGCCAGCGTTACGCCGTCACCTGGACCGGCGATAACTCCTCCACTTGGAACCACTTGCGCGAGACTACCCCGCAGCTTCTCAACCTCGGACTCTCCGGCTTCGCCATGTCTGGAGCGGACGTTGGCGGCTTCGCTGGCTCGCCTCCGGCTGACCTGCTGACCCGCTGGCTGCAGCTTGCCGCCTTCCAGCCCATCGACCGCGACCACTCCGCCAAGGGCACCAATCTGCACGAGCCCTGGGTCGACGGTCCCGAGCATGAGGCCATCCGCCGCCGCTACATAGAAGAACGCTACCGGCTGATGCCCTACCTCTACACCACCGCGGAGGAGATGTCGCGGACCGGCCTGCCCATCACCCGCCCGCTCTTCCTTGAGTTCCCCCACGCCACCACGGACAGCCACCCGCTGGACAACGACGCAACCGGAGAGTTCCTCTTCGGCCCCCGCATCCTGGTGGCCGCAAACCCCTCGCCCGAGGAGGTCGCACCCTACACCGTTCATCTCCCCGAAGGCCTCTGGTACGACTACTGGACCGGCGCAGCGCTCGATCGTCGTGGCTCCATCGGTGCCGCTGACCACGAGATTCGCGATGCGAAGCAGGGCCCGCCGCCGATCATGATCACGCCGAAGCTGGCTGATCTCCCGGTCTACGTTCGCGGCGGCTCGATCATCCCCATGCAGCCGCTGGTGCAGTCCACCAGCGAAACGCCAAACGGCCCGCTGACGCTCCGCGTCTTCCCGCCAGCCACCGGCGAAGCCTGCTCCGGCGACCTGTACACGGACGACGGCCTCACCTTCAACTTCCGCAAGGGCCAGTTCTTCCGCGAGCACTTCACCTGCTCGGCCGCAGCAGACGGATCGCTGACCGTTACGCTCGACGCGCCGAAGGGCAGTTTCAAGCCCTGGTTCCACACTCTGCGGATCGAAGTCGTCGGATCGAAGGCCACAACCGCCACATTGGCAGGAAAATCTCTCTCCCTAGAGCACTCGGAGATTGGCCAGGCCGTAATCTTCACCCCCTCCCAAAAGCCACAAACCATCACCCTGCGCTAG